A genomic segment from Acidimicrobiales bacterium encodes:
- a CDS encoding molybdenum cofactor biosynthesis protein MoaE, with protein sequence MDPPRGLDDWVAIGADPLPLADALAWAVTARCGALVSFSGTVRDHSEGRPGVVRLDYECYPGAAERALADVARSARARWPELGRLVLLHRTGTLAPEEIAVVVVATAPSRDVAFAAARYLIDTVKAAVPIWKRETWANGEAWALGAQRLRAPDARPEARGGCEGIAP encoded by the coding sequence GTGGACCCCCCGCGCGGCCTCGACGACTGGGTCGCCATCGGAGCCGATCCGCTCCCGCTCGCCGACGCGCTCGCCTGGGCGGTGACCGCACGCTGCGGCGCGCTCGTGAGCTTCAGCGGGACCGTGCGCGACCACTCCGAGGGACGGCCGGGCGTCGTCCGTCTCGACTACGAGTGCTACCCGGGCGCCGCCGAACGGGCGCTCGCCGACGTCGCTCGCTCGGCGCGTGCGCGCTGGCCGGAGCTGGGCCGGCTCGTCCTGCTCCACCGAACCGGCACGCTCGCCCCTGAGGAGATCGCCGTCGTCGTCGTCGCCACCGCGCCCTCGCGCGACGTGGCCTTCGCCGCCGCCCGCTACCTCATCGACACCGTGAAGGCGGCCGTGCCGATCTGGAAGCGCGAGACCTGGGCGAACGGGGAAGCCTGGGCGCTCGGCGCGCAGCGCCTCCGGGCCCCCGACGCGCGACCGGAGGCACGCGGTGGCTGCGAGGGGATCGCGCCGTGA
- the glp gene encoding gephyrin-like molybdotransferase Glp, translating into MIPLEEARAFVVGRQAPLGPTKRTRADALGCVLASAVVAGEAVPPFANAAMDGYAVRAADCRQAPTRLEVVAAVMAGDAPGRPLGPGQAARIMTGAPIPPGADAVCVLEASHLASPSGDVVVLEEPVEPGDNVRQPGEDLRSGEVLFRPGTVLGPAHLGVLAGLGIEALEVHPRPKVGVLATGSELVAGAGPLPPGKIRDANRPALLALLARAGFDPVDLGIVHDDETAIAAALERAAECDAVLATGGASHGDRDVLHDVLAKMASGACRSMEVSIKPAKPFVYGEIGPRATPVFGLPGNPVSALVSFELLARPALRAMAGERSIEPPLLEARAAEAFRRRPDGRTHFLRAVAGVDGRGRLEVRSAGGQGSHQLSALARANALVVLPDGEGPGPGEAVRVLLLDPDRLEVLGP; encoded by the coding sequence GTGATCCCCCTCGAGGAGGCGCGCGCCTTCGTCGTCGGGCGCCAGGCCCCGCTCGGGCCGACCAAGCGCACCAGGGCCGACGCGCTCGGCTGCGTGCTGGCGAGCGCGGTCGTCGCCGGCGAGGCGGTGCCGCCCTTCGCGAACGCGGCGATGGACGGCTACGCCGTGCGCGCCGCGGACTGCCGGCAGGCGCCCACCCGGCTCGAGGTGGTCGCGGCGGTCATGGCAGGCGACGCGCCAGGGCGGCCACTCGGTCCGGGCCAGGCCGCGCGCATCATGACCGGTGCGCCGATCCCGCCGGGGGCGGACGCCGTGTGCGTCCTCGAGGCGAGCCACCTGGCGTCGCCCAGCGGGGACGTGGTCGTCCTGGAGGAGCCCGTGGAGCCGGGGGACAACGTCCGCCAGCCCGGGGAGGACCTGCGCTCGGGAGAGGTGCTCTTTCGCCCCGGCACCGTCCTCGGCCCCGCCCACCTCGGCGTGCTGGCCGGCCTCGGCATCGAGGCGCTCGAGGTCCACCCCCGCCCGAAGGTGGGCGTGCTCGCCACCGGGAGCGAGCTCGTGGCCGGTGCCGGCCCGCTGCCGCCGGGGAAGATCCGCGACGCCAACCGACCCGCCCTCCTCGCCCTCCTCGCGCGCGCCGGCTTCGACCCGGTCGACCTCGGCATCGTGCACGACGACGAGACCGCGATCGCCGCCGCGCTCGAACGGGCAGCGGAGTGCGACGCCGTCCTCGCCACGGGCGGGGCGAGCCACGGCGACCGCGACGTCCTCCACGACGTGCTCGCGAAGATGGCGAGCGGCGCGTGCCGCTCGATGGAGGTGTCGATCAAGCCCGCCAAGCCCTTCGTCTACGGGGAGATCGGGCCGCGCGCGACCCCCGTCTTCGGCCTCCCGGGGAACCCGGTCTCCGCGCTCGTCTCCTTCGAGCTCCTCGCGCGGCCCGCGCTGCGGGCGATGGCGGGCGAGCGCTCGATCGAGCCGCCCCTCCTCGAGGCGCGCGCGGCGGAGGCCTTCCGCCGGCGCCCCGACGGCCGGACGCACTTCCTGCGCGCGGTGGCCGGCGTCGACGGACGCGGCAGGCTGGAGGTCCGCTCGGCCGGCGGCCAGGGCTCCCACCAGCTCAGCGCCCTGGCGCGAGCCAACGCCCTCGTCGTGCTGCCCGACGGCGAGGGGCCGGGGCCGGGAGAGGCGGTGCGCGTCCTGCTGCTCGATCCCGACCGCCTCGAGGTGCTCGGTCCGTGA
- the moaA gene encoding GTP 3',8-cyclase MoaA, which yields MKAALTPQRVLLRRDPPARRSGRGTGPLVDRFGRLHTDLRLSVTDRCNLRCSYCMPAEGVRFLPAAELLSFDEIERIARVARDLGITAVRLTGGEPLVRAGLADLVARLASLGFEDLALTTNGMRLAALARPLATAGLRRVNVSCDSLREDRFAAIRRGGRLSSVLEAMDAAEAAGLAPIKVNVVLVAGVNDDEVLDFAAFAREAGRVVRFIEFMPLDADRRWDRRLVVPSDEVVARIDERWPLEAVEAPGEPAPAARYRFADGCGEIGVVASVTRPFCGTCDRLRVTAEGALRNCLFSDDELSLRDVLRRGGSDDELAALFHASVGAKRAGHGIGDPTFSPPRRSMSMIGG from the coding sequence GTGAAGGCCGCGCTCACCCCGCAGCGAGTCCTCCTTCGCCGCGACCCGCCCGCTCGCCGGTCAGGCCGCGGCACCGGGCCCCTCGTCGACCGCTTCGGCAGGCTCCACACCGACCTGCGACTCTCGGTCACCGACCGATGCAACCTGCGCTGCTCCTACTGCATGCCCGCCGAGGGGGTGCGCTTCCTCCCCGCCGCCGAGCTGCTCAGCTTCGACGAGATCGAGCGGATCGCGCGCGTCGCGCGCGATCTCGGGATCACCGCGGTCCGCCTCACCGGGGGCGAGCCCCTCGTGCGCGCGGGACTGGCCGACCTCGTCGCGCGCCTCGCGTCCCTCGGCTTCGAGGACCTCGCGCTCACGACGAACGGCATGCGCCTCGCCGCGCTCGCCCGCCCCCTCGCGACGGCCGGCCTGCGGCGGGTCAACGTGAGCTGCGACTCGCTGCGCGAGGACCGCTTCGCGGCGATCCGGCGGGGGGGCCGGCTCTCGTCGGTGCTCGAGGCGATGGATGCCGCTGAGGCGGCGGGCCTCGCGCCGATCAAGGTGAACGTCGTCCTCGTCGCCGGCGTCAACGACGACGAGGTGCTCGACTTCGCCGCCTTCGCCCGCGAGGCGGGGCGGGTCGTCCGGTTCATCGAGTTCATGCCGCTCGACGCCGACCGGCGCTGGGACCGCCGCCTCGTCGTGCCCTCCGACGAGGTCGTCGCGCGCATCGACGAGCGCTGGCCGCTCGAGGCGGTCGAGGCCCCGGGCGAGCCCGCGCCCGCCGCGCGCTACCGCTTCGCCGACGGCTGCGGCGAGATCGGCGTCGTCGCCAGCGTGACCCGCCCGTTCTGCGGGACCTGCGACCGCCTGCGCGTCACCGCCGAGGGCGCGCTGCGCAACTGCCTGTTCTCCGACGACGAGCTCTCGCTGCGCGACGTGCTGCGCCGGGGTGGGTCCGACGACGAGCTCGCCGCGCTGTTCCACGCCTCGGTCGGCGCGAAGCGCGCCGGTCACGGGATCGGCGACCCGACCTTCAGCCCGCCCCGGCGATCGATGTCGATGATCGGCGGCTGA
- a CDS encoding molybdenum cofactor synthesis domain-containing protein: MPHLRLFGPAREAAGSPGAEVPGSTPEEVLAAAVERFGPAFAQVLETSALWVNGEPALPSQPLGASDELAVLPPVSGGCADEAPARPALGSRLEAKILTVSSAGSEGRRADTAGPALAEALERAGFRVLERRVVGDGVEPVSSALREMASGFAGLVVSTGGTGFGPLDLTPEATRRVLEREAPGLAEAARAASPLGRLSRGLAGTVGACLVLNLPGSARGAVESLEAVLDVLPHALALLAGEQPH; this comes from the coding sequence TTGCCACACCTGCGGCTGTTCGGTCCGGCGCGCGAGGCCGCCGGCAGCCCCGGCGCCGAGGTGCCCGGGTCCACGCCCGAGGAGGTCCTCGCCGCCGCCGTCGAGCGCTTCGGCCCCGCCTTCGCGCAGGTGCTCGAGACGAGCGCCCTCTGGGTGAACGGCGAGCCCGCGCTGCCCTCGCAGCCGCTCGGCGCGTCCGACGAGCTCGCCGTGCTGCCGCCGGTCTCCGGAGGCTGCGCCGACGAGGCGCCCGCGCGCCCGGCCCTCGGCTCCCGGCTCGAGGCGAAGATCCTGACGGTGTCGAGCGCGGGGAGCGAGGGGCGGCGAGCGGACACCGCCGGCCCCGCGCTCGCCGAGGCGCTCGAGCGCGCCGGCTTTCGCGTCCTCGAGCGGCGCGTCGTCGGCGACGGGGTGGAGCCGGTCTCCTCGGCACTGCGGGAGATGGCGTCGGGCTTCGCGGGGCTCGTCGTGTCGACGGGGGGCACGGGCTTCGGGCCGCTCGACCTCACGCCCGAGGCGACCCGGCGCGTCCTCGAGCGCGAGGCGCCCGGCCTCGCCGAAGCCGCGCGAGCCGCGAGCCCGCTCGGGCGCCTGAGCCGCGGCCTCGCTGGGACCGTCGGCGCCTGCCTCGTCCTCAACCTCCCCGGGTCGGCGAGGGGAGCGGTCGAGTCGCTCGAGGCCGTGCTCGACGTCCTGCCGCACGCGCTCGCCCTCCTCGCCGGCGAGCAGCCCCACTGA
- a CDS encoding DUF4395 domain-containing protein — protein MALPAFPRWVNDAAARTVAVGVVVMAALAATLPALWLAVPLAYGFAARVLAGPRLSPLALLATRVVAPRLGRHAKLHPGPPKRFAQAIGCTFSSSALALWLAGEPVAARALLGALAVPALLEAAIGYCVGCQLFGLAMRLGLVPPAVCLECADLSRRAGASVAG, from the coding sequence GTGGCGCTGCCAGCCTTCCCGCGCTGGGTGAACGACGCGGCGGCGCGCACGGTGGCAGTCGGCGTCGTCGTGATGGCCGCCCTCGCGGCGACGCTCCCGGCACTGTGGCTCGCGGTCCCGCTCGCGTACGGCTTCGCCGCACGCGTCCTCGCCGGCCCGCGGCTCAGCCCCCTCGCACTGCTGGCGACGAGGGTCGTGGCGCCCCGGCTGGGCCGGCACGCCAAGCTGCACCCCGGCCCGCCCAAGCGCTTCGCCCAGGCCATCGGGTGCACCTTCTCGAGCTCGGCGCTCGCCCTCTGGCTCGCCGGCGAGCCGGTCGCGGCGCGCGCGCTGCTCGGTGCGCTCGCCGTCCCGGCGCTCCTCGAGGCGGCGATCGGCTACTGCGTCGGGTGCCAGCTCTTCGGCCTCGCCATGCGCCTCGGGCTCGTGCCGCCCGCCGTGTGCCTCGAGTGCGCCGACCTCTCCCGGCGCGCCGGCGCGTCCGTGGCTGGCTAG
- a CDS encoding elongation factor G — protein sequence MAPSTAPVRTVALVGHTGVGKTTLADALLLATATAARVGRVEDGTATCDFEPEELKRRFSVSLALAPYVLEGEKVNVIDTPGFPDFLPEAERALAVADLAVVVVSAVDGVQVQTEVVWRAAEALGVPRMVFVNKLDREHADFSRVLDQLREVFGAGVAPLELPIGEEASFRGIADLLADEAICYEGGAPRRGPIPEEIAELEHRVRDSLVEGIVVADDELMERYLEGDTPSMAELEATLATGVAACSVFPVVCGSATTNVAIDRLAAFIREIAPSRPVRVRAGDRSVEVARDPSGEPLARVFKTIIDPFVGRISLLQVISGTLRPDTVLVNSRTKSEERLHALQMMRGKETYALGEAPAGDIVAVAKLADAQAGDTLAPKGSPVVAEMPPLSPPQLAVAIRPRKSGDEDKLMTSLHRLEEEDGALSVHHDEQTQQTVLTVLGDTHLNVVCERLQRKFGVEIDVEALRIPYQETITSPAEAEGRHKKQTGGHGQFGVVVLKLEPLARGEGFEFVDEIVGGAIPRQFLPAVQHGIEKAMRRGGVFGYPVVDVRARCVDGKFHSVDSSETSFEIAASLAFQEALRKANPVLLEPISRLEVRVPARLQGEVLADVNARRGRVVGSELDETGQQVITALVPSAELVRYAMDLRSLTGGYGTFSVHHDHYAEVPAHLSEKLARA from the coding sequence ATGGCCCCCAGCACTGCGCCGGTACGGACGGTCGCCCTCGTCGGCCACACCGGCGTGGGCAAGACGACCCTCGCCGACGCGCTGCTGCTCGCCACCGCCACGGCCGCGCGCGTCGGGCGCGTCGAGGACGGCACGGCGACCTGCGACTTCGAGCCGGAGGAGCTGAAGCGGCGCTTCTCCGTCTCGCTCGCCCTCGCGCCCTACGTCCTCGAGGGCGAGAAGGTCAACGTGATCGACACGCCCGGCTTCCCCGACTTCCTCCCCGAGGCCGAGCGGGCCCTCGCCGTCGCCGACCTGGCGGTCGTCGTCGTGAGCGCCGTCGACGGGGTCCAGGTCCAGACGGAGGTGGTCTGGCGGGCGGCGGAGGCCCTCGGCGTCCCGCGGATGGTCTTCGTCAACAAGCTCGACCGCGAGCACGCGGACTTCTCCCGCGTCCTCGACCAGCTGCGCGAGGTCTTCGGCGCGGGCGTCGCGCCGCTCGAGCTGCCGATCGGCGAGGAGGCCTCCTTCCGCGGGATCGCCGACCTGCTCGCTGACGAGGCCATCTGCTACGAGGGCGGGGCGCCCCGGCGCGGCCCGATCCCCGAGGAGATCGCCGAGCTCGAGCACCGGGTGCGCGACAGCCTCGTCGAGGGCATCGTCGTCGCCGACGACGAGCTCATGGAACGCTACCTGGAGGGCGACACGCCCTCCATGGCAGAGCTCGAGGCGACCCTCGCGACCGGCGTCGCGGCCTGCTCGGTCTTCCCCGTCGTGTGCGGCTCGGCCACGACGAACGTCGCGATCGACCGGCTGGCCGCCTTCATCCGCGAGATCGCGCCGAGCCGGCCCGTGCGCGTGCGGGCCGGGGACCGGTCGGTGGAGGTGGCTCGAGACCCGAGCGGCGAGCCGCTGGCGCGGGTGTTCAAGACGATCATCGATCCCTTCGTCGGGCGCATCTCGCTGCTCCAGGTGATCTCCGGGACGCTGCGGCCCGACACGGTGCTCGTCAACAGCCGCACGAAGTCCGAGGAGCGCCTGCACGCGCTGCAGATGATGCGGGGCAAGGAGACCTACGCCCTGGGCGAGGCACCCGCTGGCGACATCGTCGCGGTCGCCAAGCTCGCCGACGCCCAGGCCGGCGACACGCTGGCACCGAAGGGCTCGCCGGTCGTCGCCGAGATGCCGCCCCTCTCGCCGCCCCAGCTCGCGGTGGCGATCCGCCCGCGGAAGTCAGGCGACGAGGACAAGCTCATGACGAGCCTCCACCGCCTCGAGGAGGAGGACGGTGCGCTCTCGGTGCACCACGACGAGCAGACCCAGCAGACGGTCCTCACGGTCCTCGGCGACACCCACCTCAACGTGGTGTGCGAGCGCCTCCAGCGCAAGTTCGGCGTGGAGATCGACGTCGAGGCGCTGCGGATCCCCTACCAGGAGACGATCACCTCGCCGGCCGAGGCCGAGGGTCGCCACAAGAAGCAGACCGGCGGCCACGGGCAGTTCGGCGTCGTCGTCTTGAAGCTCGAGCCCCTCGCGCGCGGCGAGGGGTTCGAGTTCGTGGACGAGATCGTCGGCGGCGCCATCCCCCGGCAGTTCCTGCCCGCGGTCCAGCACGGCATCGAGAAGGCGATGCGCCGGGGTGGCGTCTTCGGCTACCCCGTCGTCGACGTGCGCGCCCGCTGCGTCGACGGCAAGTTCCACAGCGTCGACTCCTCGGAGACGAGCTTCGAGATCGCGGCGTCGCTGGCCTTCCAGGAGGCGCTCCGGAAGGCGAACCCGGTCCTGCTCGAGCCGATCTCCCGCCTCGAGGTGCGCGTCCCGGCGCGCCTGCAAGGCGAGGTCCTCGCCGACGTGAACGCGAGGCGGGGACGCGTCGTCGGCAGCGAGCTCGACGAGACCGGGCAGCAGGTCATCACCGCGCTCGTCCCGAGCGCCGAGCTCGTGCGCTACGCCATGGACCTCCGGTCGCTGACCGGCGGCTACGGCACCTTCTCGGTCCACCACGACCACTACGCCGAGGTCCCGGCACACCTGAGCGAGAAGCTGGCGCGCGCCTGA
- the ahcY gene encoding adenosylhomocysteinase, giving the protein MTVLRPGEYKVADLGLADFGRREIALAEHEMPGLMALRAELGPDQPLAGARISGSLHMTVQTAVLIETLVALGAQVRWASCNIFSTQDHAAAAVVVGPEGTPGSPAGVPVFAWKGETLEEYWWCTERALDWGAGTGPNMILDDGGDATLLVHLGAEAEQAGKVPDTPADAPEDLVVLHELLRRSLEDDPGRWTAVARGVLGVTEETTTGVHRLYQRQAAGTLLFPAINVNDSVTKSKFDNRYGCRHSLIDGINRATDVLIGGKVAVVCGYGDVGKGCAEALRGQGARVVVTEIDPICALQAAMDGYEVTTLEDVVERGDIFVTATGNRDVITAAHMARMKHQAIVGNIGHFDNEIDVAGLARVPGISRVSIKPQVDEWRFPDGHAVIVLSEGRLLNLGNATGHPSFVMSTSFTNQVIAQIELFTKRGEYDRRVHVLPKHLDERVARLHLDALGVKLTTLTPEQAAYIGRPVEGPYKPDHYRY; this is encoded by the coding sequence ATGACCGTGCTCCGCCCTGGCGAGTACAAGGTGGCCGATCTCGGTCTCGCCGACTTCGGCCGGCGGGAGATCGCGCTCGCCGAGCACGAGATGCCTGGCCTCATGGCGCTACGCGCCGAGCTCGGACCCGACCAGCCCCTCGCCGGGGCTCGCATCAGCGGGTCGCTGCACATGACCGTGCAGACGGCCGTGCTGATCGAGACGCTGGTGGCGCTCGGCGCGCAGGTGCGCTGGGCGTCGTGCAACATCTTCTCGACCCAGGACCACGCCGCCGCCGCTGTCGTCGTCGGTCCCGAGGGCACGCCGGGGTCGCCGGCGGGCGTGCCGGTCTTCGCCTGGAAGGGGGAGACGCTCGAGGAGTACTGGTGGTGCACGGAGCGGGCCCTCGACTGGGGCGCCGGGACGGGCCCGAACATGATCCTCGACGACGGCGGGGACGCGACCCTCCTCGTCCACCTCGGGGCCGAGGCGGAGCAGGCGGGGAAGGTGCCCGACACCCCCGCCGACGCCCCCGAGGACCTCGTCGTCCTCCACGAGCTGCTGCGCCGCTCGCTCGAGGACGATCCCGGGCGCTGGACGGCGGTCGCTCGGGGGGTGCTCGGGGTCACCGAGGAGACGACCACCGGGGTGCACCGCCTCTACCAGCGGCAGGCAGCCGGAACGCTGCTCTTCCCGGCGATCAACGTCAACGACTCGGTGACGAAGTCGAAGTTCGACAACCGGTACGGCTGTCGGCACTCGCTCATCGACGGCATCAACCGGGCGACCGACGTCCTGATCGGCGGGAAGGTCGCCGTGGTGTGCGGCTACGGGGACGTCGGCAAGGGGTGCGCCGAGGCGCTCCGGGGCCAGGGGGCGCGCGTCGTCGTCACGGAGATCGACCCGATCTGCGCCCTCCAGGCGGCGATGGACGGCTACGAGGTGACGACGCTCGAGGACGTCGTCGAGCGCGGCGACATCTTCGTCACCGCGACGGGGAACCGCGACGTCATCACCGCCGCGCACATGGCGCGGATGAAGCACCAGGCGATCGTGGGCAACATCGGCCACTTCGACAACGAGATCGACGTCGCGGGCCTGGCACGCGTCCCGGGCATCTCCAGGGTGAGCATCAAGCCGCAGGTCGACGAGTGGCGCTTCCCCGACGGCCACGCCGTGATCGTCCTGTCGGAGGGCCGCCTGCTCAACCTCGGGAACGCCACGGGCCACCCGAGCTTCGTCATGTCGACGTCCTTCACGAACCAGGTGATCGCCCAGATCGAGCTGTTCACGAAGCGGGGCGAGTACGACCGGCGCGTCCACGTGCTGCCGAAGCACCTCGACGAGCGCGTCGCCCGCCTGCACCTCGACGCCCTCGGCGTGAAGCTGACGACCCTCACCCCCGAGCAGGCGGCGTACATCGGGCGTCCGGTCGAGGGTCCGTACAAGCCCGACCACTACCGCTACTGA
- the ligD gene encoding non-homologous end-joining DNA ligase: protein MRERRLEVEVDGRLLSVANLDKVLYPASGFTKGDLISYYVAVAPAILGHLAGRPVTLARFPDGVEGRSFLEKHVPAHAPAWLETVEVPRVLGRRTRRDALEQAVVSSVAGLVWAANLAAIELHVPMWRVDTGPSPRPDLVVFDLDPGPGVGVLECIPVAVALRRELEARGLEAVPKTSGRKGLHLYARLEPPRAWQDVRSEAYEVARRIEAEEPRRVVTSMARARRPGRVLIDWSQNHPAKTTVAAYSLRAEATPSVSAPLRWEELAAAERAGRADGLRFRPAEVLARLDRYGDLFAGLAVRS, encoded by the coding sequence GTGCGTGAGCGCCGCCTCGAGGTGGAGGTCGACGGTCGGCTGCTCTCGGTGGCGAACCTCGACAAGGTGCTCTACCCGGCGTCGGGCTTCACGAAGGGCGACCTCATCTCCTACTACGTCGCCGTCGCACCGGCCATCCTTGGCCATCTCGCGGGCCGGCCGGTCACGCTCGCGCGCTTCCCCGACGGAGTGGAGGGCCGTTCGTTCCTCGAGAAGCACGTCCCCGCCCACGCCCCCGCGTGGCTCGAGACGGTCGAGGTGCCGCGGGTGCTCGGCCGCAGGACGCGGCGCGACGCGCTCGAGCAGGCCGTCGTCTCGAGCGTCGCAGGGCTCGTCTGGGCGGCGAACCTGGCGGCGATCGAGCTGCACGTCCCGATGTGGCGGGTCGACACCGGGCCGTCGCCGCGCCCGGACCTCGTGGTCTTCGACCTCGACCCGGGGCCGGGCGTCGGCGTGCTCGAGTGCATCCCGGTCGCCGTCGCGCTGCGCCGGGAGCTCGAGGCGCGGGGTCTCGAGGCGGTCCCGAAGACGAGCGGCCGGAAGGGCCTCCACCTCTACGCGCGCCTCGAACCGCCTCGCGCCTGGCAGGACGTGCGCAGCGAGGCCTACGAGGTGGCGCGCCGCATCGAGGCCGAGGAGCCGCGACGGGTCGTCACGAGCATGGCGCGCGCTCGGAGGCCGGGCCGAGTCCTCATCGACTGGAGCCAGAACCACCCGGCGAAGACGACCGTGGCGGCCTACTCGCTACGGGCGGAGGCCACCCCGAGCGTGTCCGCGCCCCTTCGCTGGGAGGAGCTCGCGGCGGCCGAGCGAGCGGGACGCGCCGACGGGCTGCGCTTTCGACCTGCCGAGGTCCTCGCCCGGCTCGACCGCTACGGCGACCTCTTCGCAGGCCTCGCCGTCCGGTCGTGA